A section of the Pseudovibrio sp. M1P-2-3 genome encodes:
- a CDS encoding cytochrome b, with translation MFKNTKESYGLITIVFHWLMAALILFMLGLGLYMTRQPLTDPMTFKLFQLHKSVGFIVLGLAVLRLAWGFANLKPAYPVTMKLWEKVAAILTHKSLYLLMFLIPLSGWLVVSASPFGIPTRFFDLFTIPHLAVPSFLGGKQQATELLGEMHEFLAYILMGLVVLHVSAALKHHFIDRDGVLRRMTSLKRSQSNL, from the coding sequence ATGTTTAAAAATACTAAAGAATCCTACGGGCTTATTACAATAGTGTTTCACTGGCTAATGGCCGCTTTGATCTTGTTCATGCTGGGCCTTGGTCTGTATATGACACGGCAACCCCTTACAGATCCCATGACATTCAAGTTGTTTCAGCTTCATAAGTCTGTGGGGTTTATTGTTCTCGGCCTTGCAGTCCTCAGGCTGGCGTGGGGTTTTGCCAACTTGAAACCTGCATACCCTGTCACCATGAAACTCTGGGAAAAGGTTGCGGCTATTTTAACGCATAAAAGTCTCTACCTGCTCATGTTCTTGATACCGCTTAGCGGGTGGCTCGTCGTCTCCGCTTCGCCATTTGGTATTCCTACGCGTTTCTTCGATCTTTTCACCATTCCTCACCTTGCAGTCCCTTCGTTTTTGGGGGGCAAGCAACAAGCCACAGAGCTTTTAGGAGAAATGCACGAATTTTTGGCATACATTCTAATGGGACTTGTTGTCTTGCATGTGTCGGCGGCCTTGAAACACCACTTTATTGATAGGGATGGGGTGTTGCGCCGTATGACTTCACTCAAGCGTTCTCAGTCCAACCTGTAG
- a CDS encoding YceI family protein has translation MGTTPDLDSLKGILMKPFSIAALALTASLMTSVAQAEPQDFVFDMSHSNIAFSYNHLGYSTTDGRFADWSGTLVIDEEKPENSKVDITISTNSLDTFSQKRDEHLKGADFFNVEKYPEATFRSTKVMKTAENMLEVTGDLTLHGVTKPTTLEVTVNRLAEHPMSKKMVAGLTATTMIKRSEFGIDKYVPYVGDEVTITINSEASLAQ, from the coding sequence ATGGGCACAACTCCTGATCTGGATAGTTTGAAAGGTATACTTATGAAGCCGTTTTCCATTGCAGCGCTGGCTTTGACAGCGTCCCTGATGACGAGCGTGGCACAAGCGGAGCCGCAAGACTTTGTCTTTGACATGTCTCACTCCAACATTGCGTTCAGCTACAATCACCTGGGGTATTCGACCACGGACGGCCGTTTTGCAGATTGGTCGGGCACTCTGGTAATTGATGAAGAAAAGCCGGAGAACTCCAAGGTTGATATTACAATCAGCACCAACAGTCTGGATACCTTTTCCCAAAAAAGGGACGAGCACTTGAAGGGTGCCGATTTCTTCAATGTCGAGAAATACCCAGAAGCAACCTTCCGCTCTACCAAGGTGATGAAAACAGCGGAAAATATGCTGGAAGTTACGGGGGATTTAACCCTCCACGGTGTCACCAAGCCAACCACCCTTGAAGTGACTGTGAACCGGCTGGCAGAGCACCCAATGTCTAAGAAAATGGTTGCTGGTCTAACCGCCACCACAATGATCAAGCGCAGTGAGTTTGGTATTGATAAATATGTCCCCTACGTGGGAGACGAGGTGACGATTACAATTAACAGCGAAGCTTCCCTCGCTCAATAA
- a CDS encoding class I SAM-dependent methyltransferase, whose amino-acid sequence MQKYDKIYGKNPDYFGHTSKQFTTIFSNLDFEAGTVLDLGAGQGRDALYLANRGHTVIAVDTSSVGLEQLKERVEANNLPIEIVHGDAQRYEPDTEVDAIVCDRFFHELPSNGRVKCLQRLIGFLKPDGYMLIADDKSVLPQLRDELKKADFDFLRDKNGIMFALKPL is encoded by the coding sequence ATGCAAAAATACGATAAGATTTACGGCAAAAACCCGGACTACTTTGGTCACACATCCAAGCAGTTCACCACAATCTTCAGCAATCTGGACTTTGAAGCCGGTACGGTTTTGGACCTTGGGGCCGGGCAGGGGCGAGATGCCCTTTATCTGGCAAACCGTGGGCACACTGTCATTGCTGTCGACACGTCCTCCGTTGGCCTTGAGCAGCTGAAAGAGCGGGTGGAGGCAAACAATCTTCCCATTGAGATCGTTCATGGGGATGCGCAGCGCTATGAGCCGGACACCGAGGTGGACGCCATTGTATGCGACCGCTTCTTTCACGAGTTGCCATCCAACGGGCGGGTCAAGTGCCTGCAGCGCCTGATAGGCTTCCTCAAGCCCGATGGCTACATGTTGATTGCCGACGATAAAAGCGTGCTGCCACAGCTGCGTGATGAGTTGAAGAAGGCAGACTTTGATTTCTTGAGAGACAAAAACGGTATCATGTTTGCTTTAAAACCTTTGTAA
- a CDS encoding GNAT family N-acetyltransferase, whose amino-acid sequence MLEQTLKHTAAPTIETERLILRAHTKQDHAGTQRLWNYPEVYEGISGAPATPKEAWSRLLSFSGLWPLLGYGSWVVELKESDEYVGEVGFMDYHRIIEPCIHGTPEMGWVLAPQVHGKGIGKEAVGAALEWGSRNIESPKVVCIIAKSNRASLALAKSQGFTVQTETEFKESTVFILERLLR is encoded by the coding sequence ATGCTCGAACAAACTCTTAAACACACTGCTGCCCCCACCATTGAAACAGAGCGCCTTATTCTTCGCGCGCACACCAAGCAAGACCATGCTGGTACCCAGCGCTTATGGAATTACCCCGAGGTCTATGAGGGGATCTCAGGCGCCCCCGCCACCCCGAAGGAAGCTTGGTCTCGCCTGCTCTCCTTTTCAGGCCTGTGGCCTCTGCTGGGATACGGAAGCTGGGTTGTGGAGTTGAAAGAGAGCGACGAGTATGTGGGTGAAGTCGGTTTTATGGATTATCACCGGATAATTGAGCCCTGCATCCACGGCACACCGGAAATGGGCTGGGTGCTCGCCCCGCAAGTCCACGGAAAAGGCATCGGCAAGGAAGCCGTGGGCGCGGCGCTTGAATGGGGAAGTCGCAATATAGAGAGCCCCAAGGTTGTGTGCATCATTGCAAAGAGTAATAGGGCATCCCTCGCACTTGCCAAATCACAGGGCTTTACCGTGCAAACGGAAACAGAGTTCAAGGAAAGTACCGTCTTTATTCTGGAGCGTTTGCTCCGTTAA
- a CDS encoding L,D-transpeptidase has protein sequence MRKIIAIAAMVLAACAFSTSASAYGSGKFFDHATKQWVTYGSARVGKSPIKRKMVNYNGSYSVGTIVISTPERRLYHIRPGGKAMVYGVGVGRDGFQWSGTHRITRKAEWPDWRPPAVMRAREARKGRILPAFMEGGPNNPLGARAMYIGSTIYRIHGSNEPWTIGSAVSSGCIRLANEDVIHLYENVSVGAKVVVLR, from the coding sequence ATGCGTAAAATAATCGCGATTGCGGCCATGGTGCTGGCTGCGTGCGCCTTTAGCACGTCCGCAAGTGCATACGGCTCGGGCAAGTTTTTTGATCATGCGACCAAACAATGGGTCACCTATGGCTCCGCCCGCGTTGGTAAATCTCCCATCAAACGCAAAATGGTAAACTACAACGGCTCCTATTCAGTGGGAACCATTGTGATCAGCACTCCGGAGCGCCGTCTCTATCATATCCGCCCCGGCGGCAAGGCAATGGTGTACGGCGTTGGGGTGGGCCGTGATGGCTTCCAGTGGTCCGGCACCCACCGCATCACCCGCAAGGCTGAATGGCCGGACTGGAGGCCACCAGCAGTTATGCGCGCACGCGAAGCCCGCAAGGGGCGCATTCTGCCAGCCTTCATGGAAGGCGGCCCCAACAACCCTCTGGGTGCCCGCGCCATGTATATCGGTAGTACCATCTACCGCATCCACGGCTCCAATGAGCCATGGACCATTGGCTCCGCCGTCTCTTCGGGATGTATCCGTCTTGCAAATGAGGACGTAATCCACCTCTATGAGAATGTGAGCGTCGGCGCCAAAGTTGTCGTCCTTAGGTAA
- a CDS encoding DUF971 domain-containing protein codes for MSKTKAPWPSEIRLKKDRRSLVVSFEQGQSFELSAEFLRVSSPSAEVQGHSPEQRKTVPGKRNVEIIGVDPVGNYAVKLTFDDLHNTGIYTWAYFLELGQNHDALWQRYLDELAEKGLSRDG; via the coding sequence ATGAGCAAAACCAAGGCCCCGTGGCCCTCTGAAATCCGGTTGAAGAAAGATCGCAGGTCACTGGTTGTCTCGTTTGAGCAGGGGCAAAGCTTTGAACTTTCCGCCGAATTCTTGCGGGTCAGCTCTCCCAGTGCGGAAGTGCAGGGGCACTCGCCAGAGCAGCGCAAAACCGTGCCGGGCAAGCGGAATGTGGAAATTATCGGTGTGGACCCTGTTGGCAATTATGCCGTGAAGCTGACTTTTGATGATCTGCATAACACGGGCATCTATACATGGGCCTATTTTCTGGAGCTGGGCCAGAACCATGATGCCCTGTGGCAGCGCTATCTGGATGAGCTGGCAGAAAAAGGTCTTTCCAGAGACGGCTGA
- the moaA gene encoding GTP 3',8-cyclase MoaA produces the protein MSENNQGVTSPVQPQLIDPFGRPVSYLRVSVTDRCDFRCTYCMAENMSFLPKKEVLSLEELDRLCTAFIEKGVRKLRLTGGEPLVRKNIMGFIRGLSRHLESGALEELTLTTNGSQLTRFADELYAAGVRRINVSMDTMDYGKFREITRWGDLNKVMAGIEAAKKAGLQIKINAVALKGFNEDEITSMLAWCHENGHDLTLIETMPLGEIDGERLDQYLPLSTVRQRLEEQFTLSPIPYKTGGPATYVKVEETGGRLGFITPMTHNFCESCNRVRVTCTGMLYMCLGQDDSADLRAAIRASEGNEVLDQAIEEAISRKPKGHDFVIDRTTKTPAVSRHMSVTGG, from the coding sequence ATGAGTGAGAACAATCAAGGAGTGACGAGCCCTGTGCAGCCTCAACTGATTGACCCGTTTGGTCGCCCCGTCTCATACCTGCGCGTTTCCGTGACAGACCGCTGCGATTTCCGCTGCACCTACTGCATGGCGGAGAACATGAGCTTCTTGCCCAAAAAGGAAGTTCTCTCGCTGGAAGAGCTGGACCGCCTGTGCACCGCGTTCATTGAAAAGGGCGTGCGCAAGCTACGCTTGACCGGCGGTGAGCCTTTGGTGCGCAAGAACATCATGGGCTTTATTCGCGGGCTTTCCCGTCACTTGGAAAGCGGCGCTTTGGAAGAGCTGACGCTGACCACAAATGGCTCCCAGCTCACCCGCTTTGCCGATGAATTGTATGCAGCAGGCGTACGGCGCATTAATGTCTCCATGGACACCATGGACTATGGCAAGTTCCGCGAGATCACCCGTTGGGGAGATCTCAACAAGGTTATGGCAGGCATTGAGGCTGCCAAGAAAGCCGGATTGCAGATCAAGATCAACGCGGTTGCCTTGAAAGGGTTTAACGAGGACGAAATCACCTCCATGCTGGCGTGGTGCCATGAAAACGGCCACGACCTTACCTTGATTGAAACCATGCCCCTTGGCGAGATTGACGGCGAGCGGCTGGACCAGTATCTGCCCCTTTCCACCGTGCGCCAGCGGCTGGAAGAGCAGTTCACCTTGAGCCCCATTCCCTATAAAACTGGCGGCCCTGCCACTTATGTTAAGGTGGAAGAAACCGGCGGGCGCCTTGGCTTCATCACCCCCATGACCCATAATTTTTGCGAGAGCTGCAACCGGGTGCGCGTCACCTGCACCGGCATGCTCTACATGTGCCTTGGCCAAGACGACAGCGCTGACCTGCGCGCCGCCATCCGTGCCTCTGAAGGCAACGAAGTGCTGGACCAAGCCATTGAGGAGGCCATCAGCCGCAAACCCAAAGGCCACGACTTCGTCATCGACCGCACCACAAAAACACCCGCCGTCTCACGCCACATGAGCGTAACCGGCGGGTGA
- a CDS encoding Flp family type IVb pilin, translated as MTLIRNFLKDEFGTTAIEYGIIASLISITIIATVRLIGPKVLALFTTINAGL; from the coding sequence ATGACTTTGATTAGGAATTTTTTAAAAGATGAATTCGGTACAACTGCAATTGAGTATGGGATAATTGCTAGTTTGATTTCAATTACAATTATTGCAACTGTCAGACTAATCGGTCCAAAAGTATTAGCCTTGTTTACGACAATTAACGCCGGCCTTTGA
- a CDS encoding DMT family transporter → MGIGMNGRAMLAMFVSTAAFIFNSAIFKYAAHYMPTGQFIFLEGVVTCAFMGVLSLFCGNFRVGWQLLHPTVLARCVLEVASTLMYMTALTKMPMANVSAVLQAMPLMVTAGAAVFYGEVVGWRRWSAIALGFVGVLLVLQPDAGGFDLWSTLALGSVLCRALRDLVTRAMPKGLPCLSVCFVVCVSVTLMGLGVGVAEEWVVLEGWHALPVISGSFFQIAAYILALIAVRFGDMVAVAPVRYTGLLWAAGLGVLIWGHVPDMLTGAGMGIIVASGLYMVYREHVRASEGRKMVRALKESSAESAAGLEQAGVT, encoded by the coding sequence ATGGGTATCGGAATGAATGGCCGCGCTATGCTGGCCATGTTCGTGTCCACCGCAGCCTTTATATTCAACAGTGCCATTTTCAAATACGCCGCACATTACATGCCAACCGGACAGTTCATTTTTCTGGAAGGGGTTGTCACTTGTGCCTTTATGGGCGTGCTGAGCCTGTTCTGCGGCAACTTTCGGGTGGGCTGGCAATTGCTACACCCAACAGTTCTGGCCCGCTGCGTTCTGGAGGTGGCCAGTACCCTCATGTATATGACAGCGCTCACCAAGATGCCTATGGCCAATGTGTCAGCGGTGTTGCAGGCCATGCCGCTCATGGTGACAGCGGGAGCTGCAGTGTTTTATGGAGAGGTGGTTGGCTGGCGGCGCTGGAGTGCCATTGCTCTGGGGTTTGTTGGCGTCTTGCTGGTGTTGCAGCCCGATGCTGGTGGCTTTGACCTTTGGTCTACGCTGGCACTGGGGTCGGTGCTGTGCCGCGCCCTGCGCGATCTGGTCACACGGGCCATGCCCAAAGGCCTGCCGTGCCTGTCTGTCTGTTTCGTTGTGTGTGTATCGGTCACACTTATGGGCCTTGGGGTCGGGGTTGCTGAGGAATGGGTAGTGTTGGAGGGCTGGCACGCACTACCTGTTATTTCCGGATCGTTTTTCCAGATAGCAGCCTACATTCTGGCGCTTATTGCCGTTCGTTTTGGGGATATGGTGGCGGTTGCTCCTGTGCGCTATACGGGGCTGTTGTGGGCTGCGGGTCTTGGGGTGCTCATATGGGGGCATGTGCCCGATATGCTCACCGGTGCCGGCATGGGCATTATCGTGGCCTCTGGCCTTTATATGGTCTACCGCGAGCATGTGCGGGCAAGCGAGGGGCGCAAGATGGTGCGGGCGTTAAAAGAGAGCTCTGCGGAAAGTGCGGCAGGGCTTGAGCAGGCAGGGGTAACATAA
- a CDS encoding cadherin-like domain-containing protein, which yields MAKVNGNNNNNLIITGDSDDQVYGNGGNDYIETKGGDDYIHGGGNDDTIKAGDGEDEIWGGNGSDLIYGNKGDDLVYGGNGNDNIYGGKGNDTIDGGAKDDTINGGNGADTIIGGSGNDIINAGNGNDTVIHDEESNLTSTDVYSGGSGTDTLRLIVSSSTFYSTLFQSELANFESTLSAMGSVSGTFSSLGVQFDSFENIVIETTGNTAPTATSVDLGSVNEDGSRLIRAQDLLVGANDGDSDTLTLTSLSIQFGSGILTNNQDGTWTYNPAENDDRGVTFSYTVSDGALQASSTATLDITPVNDAPEANSVDLGSSEGDGTRIIAASELLAGAFDVDGDTLSVSDVSILSGAGTLSDNPDGTWSYVSDGNQGETVTFSYTVTDGELTDTSTADLEILAQNSPVEGEVEVAGFAIAGPSGQSGTHHGAATLFADTSRLIDSNGLGAFSYQWQQSLDNGSSWSSLANGDGINLTLQPSSVGSLVRVNVTHTDGNGFAETLTSAASEVVEQIDTGELHSEFGFVIQGGEAGISSGYDVSGAGDINNDGYDDIIIGSNQGFDSAPEAYVVFGGADGFGTSDASGQDVIDLGSLSPSDGFIIRGEQNYYDLFLDDFMSGTTVSAAGDLNGDNIDDLLFAVSGVGNAQNGTIYALYGSESTFGTTAGDGRQVVDASTFNGSSGFKMKGASGEFAGIDISDAGDMNGDGVDDVIIGTGIPGTGNTKVYVVYGDTQGHGNLNLNNLSTSQGFVIESNAANDGHGQIISSAGDVNGDGFDDIIMGAPFGAGRGGLSGDPYSAGEAYVVFGSQTVTGDLNLSSLTPNQGFVIQGSRADDTVGYSVSGAGDVNGDGFDDMVVSAPLFTLDPNRIEDSKSITHVLFGTDQGFGVRSNGQRIVNADEITFDKGFSIVDEFDSGRIYTQENGSGSERTEVGGITGWSVSDAGDFNGDGFDDLVLSSVKDYDSDMSNEAYIVFGTDGLFGVKDKGQQTLNLYNADSHEALKIFGSSPDSSLDFFETDEFGATVSSAGDINGDGYDDVLISASRNDDGGTDAGETYVIYGRATSIDLGLQANDDFATATSGTPVVVDVLANDIDPDDNVFIFDVSGVDNGSATIDPLDAEFLTFTPDEGFIGTETFEYQVEDENGDRSSATITVEVSEML from the coding sequence GTGGCTAAAGTTAATGGAAACAACAATAACAACCTGATCATTACTGGCGATAGTGATGATCAGGTTTATGGCAATGGTGGAAACGACTATATCGAGACCAAGGGTGGCGATGATTATATCCATGGCGGCGGTAATGATGACACCATTAAAGCCGGGGATGGAGAAGACGAGATCTGGGGCGGCAATGGCAGTGATTTGATTTACGGCAATAAAGGAGACGATCTCGTCTATGGCGGCAACGGAAATGATAACATCTATGGTGGAAAGGGGAACGATACCATTGATGGGGGCGCCAAAGACGACACTATTAATGGTGGCAACGGAGCCGACACTATCATAGGTGGAAGTGGCAATGACATAATTAACGCTGGGAATGGAAACGATACGGTTATTCACGATGAGGAGAGTAACCTCACGTCAACTGACGTCTATTCTGGTGGGTCGGGAACGGACACTCTGCGCTTAATCGTTTCCAGTAGTACATTTTATTCAACCTTGTTCCAGTCGGAGCTTGCCAATTTTGAGAGTACTCTGAGTGCAATGGGTAGTGTTTCCGGCACATTCTCCAGCCTTGGTGTACAGTTCGACTCCTTTGAGAATATTGTCATTGAAACGACAGGCAACACCGCGCCAACCGCCACCTCAGTTGATCTTGGGTCTGTTAATGAGGATGGCAGCCGCCTGATCAGGGCCCAAGACCTGTTAGTGGGGGCAAACGATGGAGATAGCGATACGCTGACACTGACCAGCTTGAGCATTCAATTTGGCAGCGGCATATTGACCAACAATCAAGATGGTACGTGGACCTATAATCCCGCAGAAAATGATGATAGGGGTGTGACCTTTTCCTACACGGTTTCCGATGGAGCACTTCAGGCATCCAGTACAGCTACGCTGGACATCACCCCCGTCAATGATGCGCCTGAGGCAAACTCTGTCGATTTAGGAAGCTCTGAAGGTGATGGAACCCGCATAATTGCTGCATCTGAACTTCTTGCAGGCGCTTTTGATGTGGATGGTGACACTCTGTCCGTTTCTGACGTCTCTATTTTGTCCGGTGCTGGCACCCTTTCCGATAATCCAGATGGAACCTGGTCTTACGTATCCGACGGGAACCAAGGGGAAACGGTAACTTTTTCCTACACAGTAACCGATGGAGAGCTGACAGATACATCCACAGCAGACTTGGAAATTCTCGCGCAAAACAGTCCTGTTGAGGGCGAGGTTGAAGTTGCTGGCTTCGCGATTGCTGGGCCTTCGGGACAAAGCGGGACGCACCATGGTGCAGCTACGCTTTTTGCGGATACATCAAGGTTGATAGATTCAAATGGACTAGGAGCGTTCTCATACCAATGGCAGCAATCGCTCGACAACGGGTCTAGTTGGAGCTCCCTTGCCAACGGAGATGGTATAAACCTCACCCTTCAGCCATCATCTGTTGGTTCTCTTGTTCGGGTGAATGTCACCCATACTGATGGCAACGGGTTTGCTGAAACACTCACCAGCGCAGCCTCGGAAGTTGTGGAGCAGATTGATACAGGAGAGTTACACTCAGAGTTCGGCTTTGTTATTCAAGGCGGCGAAGCTGGGATCAGCTCCGGTTATGATGTGTCAGGTGCAGGGGACATCAATAATGATGGCTATGATGATATCATTATTGGCAGCAATCAAGGATTTGATAGTGCACCTGAAGCCTACGTTGTCTTTGGAGGGGCTGATGGTTTTGGCACATCTGACGCAAGTGGTCAGGATGTTATAGACCTCGGTTCTTTGAGCCCTTCAGATGGCTTCATAATTCGCGGTGAGCAAAACTATTATGACCTTTTTCTTGATGACTTCATGTCTGGAACTACTGTTTCGGCAGCAGGAGATCTGAATGGAGACAATATTGATGACCTGCTCTTTGCAGTTTCGGGTGTTGGAAATGCTCAAAATGGTACAATCTACGCTCTATACGGCTCAGAAAGTACGTTCGGCACAACGGCTGGAGATGGACGGCAAGTTGTAGATGCGTCAACGTTCAATGGCAGCTCTGGTTTCAAGATGAAAGGCGCATCCGGAGAGTTTGCCGGAATCGATATATCGGATGCCGGAGATATGAATGGTGATGGTGTCGATGATGTGATTATCGGCACAGGCATCCCTGGTACAGGAAACACTAAGGTCTATGTTGTATATGGCGACACCCAAGGGCATGGAAACCTCAACCTGAACAACCTTTCCACCTCACAAGGTTTCGTTATAGAGTCCAATGCCGCGAATGATGGTCATGGCCAAATCATTTCCAGTGCTGGCGATGTCAACGGAGATGGCTTTGATGATATTATCATGGGAGCACCTTTTGGTGCGGGTCGTGGAGGCCTTTCGGGTGATCCTTACTCAGCAGGTGAAGCCTATGTGGTCTTCGGGTCACAAACCGTCACTGGTGATCTCAATCTATCCAGTCTTACACCAAATCAAGGGTTTGTAATTCAAGGCTCCAGAGCAGACGATACTGTGGGATACAGCGTATCCGGTGCAGGGGATGTTAATGGCGATGGCTTTGATGACATGGTTGTGAGCGCGCCACTTTTCACTCTTGATCCGAACCGAATTGAAGACAGCAAATCAATAACACACGTCCTTTTTGGTACAGATCAAGGGTTTGGTGTGCGCTCGAATGGACAGAGAATTGTGAACGCTGACGAGATCACGTTCGACAAAGGTTTTTCAATCGTAGATGAATTCGACAGTGGCCGAATATACACTCAGGAAAATGGGAGTGGCTCAGAACGTACGGAAGTAGGAGGCATAACGGGCTGGAGTGTCTCAGATGCCGGAGACTTTAATGGCGACGGATTTGACGACCTGGTCCTTTCTTCCGTAAAGGATTATGATAGCGATATGTCAAACGAAGCTTACATTGTGTTTGGAACGGACGGCCTGTTTGGAGTAAAGGACAAAGGCCAACAAACATTGAACCTCTATAATGCTGACTCTCATGAAGCTCTGAAGATTTTCGGTAGCTCCCCAGATTCTTCACTCGATTTTTTTGAAACCGACGAATTTGGAGCAACCGTGTCGTCCGCCGGAGATATCAATGGTGATGGTTATGATGATGTCCTCATATCCGCCAGCCGGAATGATGATGGCGGCACAGATGCTGGTGAAACCTACGTCATCTACGGCAGGGCGACTTCAATAGACTTGGGTCTGCAAGCTAATGACGACTTTGCAACAGCTACATCCGGCACACCAGTCGTTGTCGACGTACTTGCCAATGACATTGATCCAGACGACAACGTGTTTATCTTCGACGTGTCCGGCGTGGACAACGGCTCGGCGACCATAGACCCTCTTGACGCGGAATTTCTAACATTCACTCCCGATGAGGGGTTCATTGGTACAGAGACATTCGAATATCAAGTGGAGGATGAAAACGGCGACAGATCCTCAGCCACCATTACAGTTGAAGTCTCTGAAATGCTTTAG
- the apbC gene encoding iron-sulfur cluster carrier protein ApbC — translation MANLTNERVLDVLRQIKGPEGTGNIVDLGLVADLFISSGKVVFSVRVPQERAAQLDGLRQAAEKVVSVLPGVEKVMVALTAEKTPGSPQASPPRPQGAKPAPASGGLQKLGVPGIKSIIAVASGKGGVGKSTTSANLALALSQQGLKVGLLDADIYGPSIPKLMGAHGKPEALEGRLMKPLEAHGIKLMSIGFLVEEETAMIWRGPMVVSALNQMLREVTWGELDVLVVDMPPGTGDVQLTMAQKVPLEGAVIVSTPQDLALLDARRGVSMFEKVAIPVMGIVENMSHFVCPDCGGRHEIFGNGGARKEAEKLGVPFLGEVPLTMEVREQSDAGTPVVASHPQGTAAKAYQGIASQIAQSLSGGEGHQAAPKLVFE, via the coding sequence ATGGCAAACCTCACCAATGAGAGGGTTCTGGATGTCCTGCGACAGATTAAGGGCCCCGAAGGGACTGGTAATATCGTCGATCTGGGTCTGGTTGCAGACCTGTTTATCTCCAGCGGAAAAGTCGTGTTTTCTGTTAGGGTGCCTCAAGAGCGGGCGGCGCAGCTGGACGGGCTGCGGCAGGCTGCTGAAAAGGTAGTCTCGGTTCTTCCGGGCGTGGAAAAGGTGATGGTGGCGCTGACGGCGGAAAAAACGCCAGGTTCCCCGCAGGCGAGTCCGCCGCGCCCGCAAGGCGCAAAGCCTGCACCTGCAAGCGGTGGTCTGCAAAAGCTCGGAGTGCCGGGCATCAAGTCCATTATTGCGGTTGCCTCCGGCAAGGGCGGTGTTGGAAAGTCCACCACCAGCGCCAATCTTGCGCTGGCCCTGTCGCAACAGGGGCTGAAAGTCGGCCTTTTGGATGCAGATATCTACGGGCCTTCCATCCCCAAACTGATGGGTGCCCACGGCAAGCCAGAGGCACTTGAGGGGCGTTTGATGAAGCCCCTGGAAGCTCATGGCATCAAGCTTATGTCCATTGGTTTTCTGGTGGAAGAAGAAACGGCCATGATCTGGCGCGGCCCTATGGTGGTCTCCGCCCTCAACCAGATGCTGCGTGAAGTCACATGGGGCGAGCTGGATGTTCTGGTGGTGGATATGCCCCCTGGAACAGGCGACGTGCAGCTTACTATGGCGCAGAAAGTGCCACTGGAAGGGGCGGTAATTGTCTCCACCCCGCAGGATCTGGCACTGCTGGATGCGCGGCGCGGCGTGAGCATGTTTGAAAAGGTTGCGATCCCTGTCATGGGTATCGTTGAAAATATGAGCCACTTTGTGTGTCCTGATTGTGGTGGCCGTCACGAGATCTTCGGCAATGGCGGTGCGCGTAAGGAGGCGGAAAAACTGGGTGTTCCTTTCCTTGGTGAAGTTCCGCTCACCATGGAAGTGCGCGAACAATCTGATGCCGGTACGCCAGTGGTGGCCAGCCATCCGCAGGGCACTGCGGCCAAAGCCTATCAAGGCATCGCTAGCCAAATCGCCCAGAGCTTAAGCGGCGGTGAGGGGCATCAGGCAGCTCCCAAGCTGGTGTTTGAATAG